Proteins encoded by one window of Selenomonadales bacterium:
- a CDS encoding SDR family oxidoreductase produces the protein MDLGAMLASKQVLVTGASSGLGENFARLAAGCKAKVVIAARRKARLDKLALELEKLGAPQVTVLEMDVASEQSIDGAFAELDALGVTLDVVVNNAGAANDGLSLTLPAADFDALMATNVRGVWLVAARAAQRWVDAGRGGSIINIASILGERVMPGAMLYATSKAAVVHMTKSLALEWARHGIRVNAIEPGYISTEMTDAMWDTAYGKALIQRVPMRRLGKPEELNGLFLLLATEAGSWMTGACVPVDGGHLCSSL, from the coding sequence ATGGATCTGGGTGCAATGCTGGCCAGCAAGCAGGTGCTGGTCACGGGGGCCTCGTCGGGCCTGGGCGAAAACTTTGCCCGGCTGGCCGCCGGTTGCAAGGCCAAGGTGGTGATCGCGGCGCGGCGCAAGGCCCGGCTCGACAAGCTCGCGCTGGAACTCGAAAAACTCGGTGCGCCGCAAGTCACGGTGCTGGAAATGGATGTGGCTTCCGAGCAGTCCATCGACGGCGCCTTTGCCGAACTGGACGCCTTGGGCGTCACGCTCGACGTGGTGGTCAACAACGCCGGGGCTGCCAACGACGGCCTGTCGCTCACGCTGCCTGCGGCCGACTTCGACGCGCTGATGGCGACCAACGTGCGCGGCGTGTGGCTGGTGGCCGCGCGTGCCGCGCAGCGCTGGGTGGATGCCGGGCGGGGCGGCTCCATCATCAACATCGCATCCATCCTGGGCGAGCGCGTGATGCCGGGCGCCATGCTGTATGCCACGTCCAAGGCCGCAGTGGTACACATGACCAAAAGCCTTGCGCTCGAATGGGCGCGCCACGGCATCCGCGTCAATGCCATCGAGCCGGGCTACATCAGCACCGAGATGACCGATGCCATGTGGGACACCGCCTATGGCAAGGCGCTCATCCAGCGCGTCCCGATGCGCCGCCTGGGCAAACCGGAAGAGCTGAACGGCCTGTTCCTGCTGCTCGCGACCGAGGCCGGGTCGTGGATGACCGGCGCCTGCGTGCCGGTGGACGGCGGGCATTTGTGCTCATCGCTTTGA